In the genome of Phycisphaerales bacterium, one region contains:
- a CDS encoding HEAT repeat domain-containing protein produces the protein MYRIARPFLLLGLGLVVFVGARPGFAQSTPADAWPATRTDFITGEATRAWQLWAAAMKAQLERNADGVEGALGELLALNPAPLRIALLADHTVRRTNAGGAVLLFEQDRDAGALRANGQRVATLLATGREQMLEAEDGFYFSQIGRFDVAAANWQALLADNPDPVSLVEFTDRVPRRREILIQLQTHPTLGDSVRRLMDLLAEGERLVKSDPTRIQENIRRLGGAPRAFENALQALIDSGEQAVPFMIQFLRDRTQLELRPAILTALPRLGRPGLNPLVAALRMNDTAVKQDVIAALGEIGYSQAVPYLLAVAQAESTPPEVIIAIRAALERIVSRGVAVDISQSAAEAFYQLAEAYYADAGSLAADHRLATAEVWYWRDEILQNVSVPTAIFNEVMAMRCAEETLMRDPGHQPALALWLAANFRRQAQLGLEGVDATRPASYPTGLYFAQSAGPAYCLLALARAVDDSDPAVALGAIDALRRTAGPASLVGDAEGRLPLAEALSFGDRMVRVRAALTLGHARPEHTFLNSQNLMPVLAEALQLHGGVRNALVVDPEEVTANAAAAALRAQGYDVIVDGNLFTGLEKVRTESPGVDLVLLGSDVRSPDLAAGLAAMRAEFRFAATPVLILAKPGQLEDARRLSVSDARVEFIPANALPGELNRAVALVLRTVGTEPITPEIGVQLALDAAGVLRDLALTNNPVFEVADVETALLAAFTSEDAVLRRTIADVLGFIATTAAQETIARRALDATVNEDERVQMFTSLADAAKRRGNLLPPEIVADLVKLAEGEPNLRLREAASQTLGALNLPGSPASAIIRNQHQG, from the coding sequence ATGTATCGAATCGCCCGGCCCTTCCTCCTGTTGGGCCTCGGCTTGGTCGTTTTCGTCGGCGCCCGTCCCGGCTTCGCACAGAGCACTCCCGCCGACGCTTGGCCCGCTACCCGCACCGACTTCATCACCGGGGAGGCCACCCGCGCGTGGCAGCTCTGGGCTGCGGCCATGAAGGCCCAGCTTGAGCGCAATGCCGACGGCGTGGAAGGAGCGCTCGGCGAATTGCTCGCACTCAACCCGGCCCCATTGCGCATTGCACTACTGGCCGATCACACCGTTCGGCGCACGAATGCCGGTGGTGCCGTGCTGCTCTTCGAGCAGGATCGTGATGCCGGCGCCTTGCGCGCGAATGGCCAACGGGTGGCCACGCTGCTGGCGACGGGTCGCGAACAGATGCTCGAAGCCGAGGACGGCTTCTACTTCTCACAGATCGGCCGCTTCGACGTGGCCGCCGCCAACTGGCAGGCGCTGCTGGCCGACAACCCCGATCCGGTTTCCCTCGTGGAATTCACAGACCGGGTCCCGCGGCGTCGCGAGATCCTGATCCAGTTGCAGACGCATCCGACGCTCGGGGACAGCGTGCGCCGCCTGATGGATCTGCTCGCCGAGGGGGAGCGCCTGGTCAAGTCCGATCCCACCCGCATCCAGGAAAACATTCGCCGGCTCGGTGGTGCGCCCCGCGCTTTCGAGAACGCCCTGCAAGCCCTCATCGACTCGGGTGAGCAGGCCGTACCCTTCATGATCCAGTTCCTGCGCGACCGCACGCAGTTGGAGCTTCGGCCGGCCATCCTTACGGCCCTGCCGCGACTGGGGCGACCGGGGCTCAATCCGCTGGTCGCCGCGCTACGCATGAACGATACGGCCGTTAAGCAGGATGTGATCGCGGCGCTGGGGGAAATCGGCTACTCGCAGGCGGTTCCATACCTGTTGGCGGTGGCCCAGGCCGAGAGCACGCCTCCGGAAGTCATCATTGCTATTCGTGCGGCACTCGAGCGCATCGTTTCGCGGGGGGTGGCGGTGGATATCAGCCAGTCCGCGGCGGAGGCCTTCTACCAGTTGGCGGAGGCGTACTACGCCGACGCGGGTTCGCTCGCGGCGGATCACCGTCTGGCGACCGCCGAGGTTTGGTACTGGCGCGACGAGATTCTGCAGAATGTCTCCGTTCCGACGGCCATCTTCAACGAGGTCATGGCCATGCGGTGCGCCGAGGAAACGCTCATGCGTGACCCCGGGCACCAGCCGGCACTTGCCCTCTGGTTGGCGGCCAACTTCCGCCGGCAGGCACAACTTGGCCTGGAGGGGGTCGATGCGACCCGCCCGGCAAGCTATCCCACGGGCTTGTACTTCGCGCAGTCGGCGGGCCCCGCCTACTGCCTGCTGGCCCTTGCCCGTGCCGTGGACGATAGCGACCCGGCGGTTGCACTTGGTGCGATCGACGCTCTGCGGCGTACGGCGGGTCCGGCGAGTCTCGTCGGCGATGCCGAGGGTCGTTTGCCGTTGGCGGAGGCGCTGTCTTTCGGTGATCGCATGGTGCGCGTACGAGCCGCCCTCACGCTCGGTCACGCTCGGCCGGAGCATACCTTTCTGAATTCTCAGAACCTGATGCCGGTGCTCGCCGAAGCGCTGCAACTGCACGGTGGTGTTCGTAATGCCCTGGTCGTAGACCCGGAAGAGGTGACGGCTAACGCCGCCGCCGCTGCCTTACGGGCTCAGGGATATGACGTCATTGTCGATGGCAACCTGTTCACCGGGCTGGAGAAAGTCCGTACGGAATCCCCCGGGGTTGACCTGGTGCTGCTGGGATCTGATGTGCGTTCGCCCGACCTGGCGGCCGGCCTGGCGGCCATGCGGGCGGAATTCCGCTTTGCGGCGACGCCCGTCCTGATCCTGGCGAAGCCGGGACAGCTTGAGGATGCCCGGCGTTTGTCTGTGAGTGATGCGCGGGTCGAGTTCATTCCTGCGAACGCCCTCCCGGGGGAGTTGAATCGGGCGGTAGCTCTGGTACTCCGCACGGTGGGGACGGAGCCGATCACGCCGGAAATCGGTGTTCAACTGGCACTCGATGCGGCCGGTGTGCTGCGCGACCTTGCGCTGACGAACAACCCGGTTTTTGAAGTCGCCGACGTCGAAACGGCGCTGCTTGCGGCGTTCACTTCGGAGGATGCCGTCTTACGCCGTACCATTGCTGACGTGCTCGGCTTCATCGCGACGACAGCAGCTCAGGAAACGATCGCCCGACGAGCGCTCGATGCGACGGTAAACGAGGACGAGCGCGTGCAGATGTTCACGTCGCTGGCGGATGCCGCGAAGCGTCGTGGGAATCTGCTGCCTCCGGAGATCGTGGCGGACCTGGTGAAGCTCGCGGAGGGCGAGCCGAACCTGCGGCTGCGCGAGGCCGCCTCGCAAACGCTTGGAGCACTGAATCTGCCGGGCTCGCCGGCCAGCGCGATCATTCGGAACCAGCACCAGGGTTAG
- the rpmA gene encoding 50S ribosomal protein L27, whose product MAHKKGQGSTRNGRDSSPQYRGVKLYGGQAAKVGSIIIRQCGTPFKPGKNVARGRDDTLFSLVQGTVEFKGRVVSVQAAPETVTAN is encoded by the coding sequence ATGGCACATAAAAAGGGTCAGGGCTCAACGCGGAACGGTCGCGACAGCAGCCCCCAGTACCGCGGCGTGAAGCTCTATGGTGGTCAGGCCGCCAAAGTGGGCAGCATCATCATCCGGCAGTGCGGTACCCCGTTCAAGCCGGGCAAGAATGTCGCCCGTGGACGCGATGACACCTTGTTCTCCCTGGTGCAGGGCACAGTTGAGTTCAAGGGGCGGGTGGTTTCCGTGCAAGCCGCACCTGAGACCGTCACCGCAAACTGA
- the surE gene encoding 5'/3'-nucleotidase SurE, with protein sequence MRILITNDDGILAPGIEALYRAVADLGHVDVVAPEDSQSATGHAISVLKPLLVRRVHVNHTFHGWSVAGRPADCVKLAMLELLEERPDLVLSGINAGANVGINVLYSGTVAGAVEGALFKVPSIAFSLELSDELDFGWAGQMTRRVLDSILQRPLAPGTCLSVNLPALRDGEPRGVRCCRQASVSWDEHYKKETEPDGRTFYWLDGRLGNHDGHPDSDVAALRAGYVTVTPLQADLTDTQRLAELDSWPWPSF encoded by the coding sequence ATGCGAATTCTGATCACGAACGATGACGGCATCCTGGCGCCGGGTATTGAGGCACTTTATCGCGCCGTCGCGGACCTCGGACACGTGGATGTGGTCGCCCCGGAAGATTCCCAATCCGCGACCGGACACGCCATCTCGGTGTTGAAGCCACTGCTGGTGCGCCGCGTGCATGTCAATCACACTTTCCACGGCTGGAGTGTTGCCGGCCGGCCGGCGGATTGTGTCAAACTCGCGATGCTGGAGTTGCTGGAAGAGCGTCCCGATCTGGTGTTGAGCGGCATCAACGCCGGGGCGAACGTGGGGATCAACGTGCTTTACAGCGGCACCGTGGCTGGCGCCGTCGAAGGGGCGTTGTTCAAGGTTCCATCGATTGCGTTTTCGCTGGAACTATCGGATGAGCTCGATTTCGGGTGGGCCGGACAAATGACGCGCCGTGTGCTGGACAGCATCTTGCAGCGCCCGTTGGCACCGGGCACCTGTCTGAGCGTGAACCTGCCGGCTTTGAGAGACGGTGAGCCGCGTGGAGTGCGGTGCTGTCGCCAGGCATCGGTGAGTTGGGATGAGCACTATAAGAAGGAGACCGAGCCGGACGGTCGTACCTTCTACTGGCTCGACGGTCGGCTTGGCAACCATGACGGTCACCCGGACAGCGATGTGGCAGCCCTGCGCGCCGGGTATGTCACTGTAACCCCTTTGCAGGCCGACCTGACCGATACACAGCGCCTCGCCGAACTTGATTCGTGGCCTTGGCCGAGCTTTTGA
- a CDS encoding diguanylate cyclase, with protein sequence MSEQHRYPIIAVEDDPETLRLLLRHLHAAGYAADGFEHGRAAIQPICAMGTGIVLADWAMPEMDGMELCEQLRELKRLEALGNIYFILLSAHHSKEHVIQGLEGGANDYLTKPYHQGELLARLRVGERMLRLQEEVFRRSIEVHKANAQMLILANQLEQLANTDVLTKLPNRRRLFERLHDTWELSRREDQPLSCIMLDVDHFKHVNDTYGHEAGDLVLVHVSNLLRPAVRRPDLCGRFGGEEFVVVCPTMTAEQAVAVAERIRADIEAKPARTGDTTIPVTVSCGVASRDHQTFSVDELLKNADAMLYAAKEHGRNQVWLHTAAGPRGPEASSKCLGEGASGSTTASSSGRVRDRRSGEAIAIEYRDANSDHER encoded by the coding sequence ATGAGCGAGCAGCACAGATACCCGATTATCGCGGTGGAAGACGACCCTGAAACGCTGCGCCTGCTCTTGCGGCACCTGCACGCCGCGGGCTATGCCGCTGATGGTTTCGAGCATGGGCGCGCCGCCATACAACCGATCTGCGCCATGGGTACGGGTATCGTGCTTGCGGACTGGGCCATGCCCGAGATGGACGGCATGGAACTCTGCGAGCAACTCCGCGAATTGAAGCGGCTCGAAGCCCTGGGAAACATCTACTTCATCCTGCTCAGTGCCCACCACTCGAAAGAGCACGTTATCCAGGGGCTCGAAGGCGGTGCCAACGACTACCTGACCAAGCCGTATCACCAGGGTGAGCTGCTGGCGCGATTGCGGGTCGGCGAGCGCATGCTCCGCCTGCAGGAAGAGGTATTCCGCCGCAGCATCGAAGTGCATAAGGCCAACGCCCAGATGCTGATACTGGCCAATCAGCTTGAGCAACTCGCGAACACAGACGTGCTGACCAAGCTGCCGAATCGGCGCCGCCTCTTCGAACGCCTGCATGACACGTGGGAGCTTTCTCGCCGCGAGGACCAGCCACTCAGTTGCATCATGCTCGATGTCGACCACTTCAAACATGTCAACGACACTTACGGACACGAGGCCGGCGACCTCGTGCTGGTTCACGTGTCGAACCTCCTGCGGCCAGCCGTGCGACGCCCGGATCTCTGCGGCCGTTTCGGAGGCGAGGAATTCGTGGTCGTCTGCCCTACCATGACCGCCGAACAAGCCGTGGCGGTGGCGGAGCGCATCCGGGCCGATATCGAGGCAAAGCCCGCGCGCACGGGTGACACGACGATTCCGGTGACGGTCAGTTGCGGCGTCGCCAGCCGCGACCACCAAACGTTTTCCGTTGATGAACTACTGAAAAATGCCGACGCCATGCTCTATGCTGCGAAGGAGCATGGACGCAATCAGGTCTGGCTGCACACCGCGGCCGGTCCCAGGGGTCCGGAGGCGAGTTCCAAGTGCCTGGGTGAGGGTGCGAGCGGGTCGACCACCGCGAGTTCCAGCGGTCGGGTGCGCGACCGGCGCTCCGGAGAGGCGATCGCGATAGAATACCGCGATGCGAATTCTGATCACGAACGATGA
- the priA gene encoding primosomal protein N' yields the protein MNGGARKPGRPVRQLWLAPEGAETREQRVADVAIALPVPRSRTYAIPPSLEGVVQPGASVRVPHGRGRRVVDGICARVTTARWKHTRREIMSATPGPPWFTPALLELSLWLSAYYVCSPWKTLAAVFPLALRHERQVVQRYLRRVAAVPVGRITPRQEALLAVLADGWTAEADALERSATSRAILRTLMTRGLIEREERRETAPRPPLTMSAAESVPEDVFALTPSQAAAVTRITEQLQADEPFRVFLLFGVPGSGKTEVYVRTIRHVIATGRQAILLIPEIALATQIVARLARRFPRVAILHSQLSVRLRQDTLAAIAAGEVDVVIGTRNAVFAPCPRLGLIVVDEEQETSFKNLSSPYYHARDVAIMRGRLERVPVVLGSATPALETWHNATTRQHFELLRLPERVPGAELPCVVAVAHRPDEEHAATAGERGLLAPRLQRELARVLADQEQAILLYNRRGYAPYLRCTRCGTVARCERCHGHLVYHRSGAKLKCHRCGTSSPAPEHCLDAGCGGRLERAGAAIQRLEEELRARYPKARILRLDGDTMRRRDDYEAAIAGFTRREADVLLGTQMVAKGLDFPAVTLVGVLAADEGLRLPDFRAGERVFQLIVQVVGRAGRKEGRSLAIVQTAPDPPPVIGDALRQDYEAFAQSELPLRERLWQPPFTRLVRLVLADGRPGQARGEALRVAGLLKETAGRLSAALRIEEAEPCLLRQQRGRLRWQVLLRGPRNHSMQQLLQVIRSDRAVRPRVERLTIDVDPVELL from the coding sequence TTGAATGGTGGCGCACGGAAGCCCGGCCGCCCTGTGCGGCAATTATGGCTCGCTCCGGAAGGAGCGGAAACAAGGGAACAGCGTGTCGCGGATGTCGCCATTGCGCTGCCGGTGCCCCGCAGCCGAACCTATGCGATCCCGCCCTCTCTTGAAGGAGTGGTGCAACCCGGTGCCAGTGTCCGGGTTCCGCATGGTCGTGGCCGGCGCGTCGTGGATGGGATTTGTGCCCGGGTGACGACCGCACGCTGGAAGCACACCCGCCGGGAGATTATGTCCGCCACCCCCGGCCCACCGTGGTTCACACCGGCCTTGCTCGAGTTGTCGCTCTGGCTGAGTGCCTATTACGTCTGCTCGCCCTGGAAGACCCTGGCCGCTGTATTCCCGCTCGCCCTCCGGCACGAGCGCCAGGTGGTGCAACGCTATCTGCGCCGTGTGGCGGCAGTCCCGGTGGGGCGCATTACTCCGCGACAAGAAGCCCTGCTCGCTGTGCTCGCCGACGGCTGGACGGCGGAGGCGGACGCGTTGGAGCGCTCGGCCACATCGCGGGCCATTCTGCGCACGCTGATGACCCGTGGCCTGATCGAGCGTGAAGAGCGGCGTGAAACCGCACCGCGCCCCCCCCTGACCATGTCCGCGGCCGAGTCCGTACCGGAGGATGTGTTCGCGCTCACCCCCAGCCAGGCGGCGGCCGTCACGCGCATCACGGAGCAGTTGCAGGCGGATGAACCCTTTCGGGTGTTCCTGTTGTTCGGGGTCCCCGGCAGCGGCAAGACCGAGGTCTACGTCCGTACGATCCGGCACGTCATCGCTACAGGCCGCCAGGCCATCCTGCTCATCCCGGAGATTGCACTGGCGACACAGATTGTTGCGCGGCTGGCGCGGCGTTTTCCGCGTGTCGCCATACTGCACAGTCAACTCAGCGTGCGCCTGCGACAGGACACGCTCGCAGCTATTGCGGCCGGTGAGGTGGATGTCGTCATCGGCACACGTAACGCCGTCTTTGCGCCCTGCCCGCGGCTCGGGCTGATTGTCGTGGACGAGGAACAGGAGACCAGCTTCAAGAACCTCTCGTCACCCTACTACCATGCGCGTGACGTGGCCATCATGCGCGGTCGGCTCGAACGGGTTCCGGTCGTGCTCGGGTCAGCGACACCCGCACTGGAAACCTGGCACAACGCCACCACGCGACAGCACTTCGAGCTGCTGCGTCTCCCGGAGCGCGTGCCGGGCGCCGAGTTGCCGTGCGTGGTTGCCGTAGCGCACCGTCCGGATGAGGAGCATGCCGCAACTGCGGGGGAGCGGGGGTTGCTCGCGCCGCGCCTGCAGCGCGAGTTGGCGCGCGTCCTGGCGGATCAGGAACAGGCCATCCTGCTCTACAATCGGCGCGGCTACGCACCCTATCTGCGCTGCACCCGCTGCGGCACCGTGGCGCGGTGTGAACGCTGCCACGGGCACCTCGTCTATCATCGCAGTGGTGCGAAGTTGAAGTGCCATCGGTGCGGCACTTCGAGCCCGGCGCCGGAGCACTGCCTCGATGCCGGCTGCGGCGGCCGCCTGGAGCGCGCCGGGGCGGCGATTCAGCGCTTGGAGGAAGAACTCCGCGCACGTTACCCCAAGGCCCGGATTCTGCGGCTCGATGGCGACACGATGCGCAGGCGCGACGACTACGAGGCCGCCATCGCCGGCTTCACACGCCGCGAGGCCGATGTGCTGCTCGGCACCCAGATGGTTGCGAAGGGGCTCGATTTTCCCGCGGTCACGCTTGTCGGAGTGCTTGCGGCTGACGAGGGATTGCGCCTGCCGGACTTCCGCGCTGGCGAGCGTGTTTTTCAACTCATCGTGCAGGTCGTCGGCCGCGCCGGCCGCAAGGAGGGTAGGTCGCTCGCCATCGTGCAAACGGCGCCCGATCCCCCCCCCGTGATCGGCGATGCACTTCGCCAGGACTACGAGGCCTTCGCGCAGTCCGAGTTGCCGCTGCGGGAACGCCTGTGGCAGCCACCTTTCACGCGGCTCGTCCGGCTGGTGCTCGCCGACGGGCGCCCGGGACAGGCGCGGGGCGAAGCGCTGCGCGTCGCGGGGCTGCTGAAGGAGACGGCCGGCCGCCTGAGTGCGGCGCTGCGGATCGAGGAGGCCGAGCCCTGCCTGCTTCGCCAGCAGCGCGGGCGGTTGCGCTGGCAAGTCCTCCTACGGGGACCGCGTAACCACAGTATGCAACAGTTGCTCCAGGTGATTCGCAGCGACCGCGCCGTGCGGCCACGGGTGGAACGGCTGACCATCGACGTGGATCCGGTCGAACTCCTCTAG
- a CDS encoding histone deacetylase, whose translation MADFAILLDERFVRHHTGDGHPESPERLRIITDALQAAGLLDQCPVLPGVYVGEDILQAVHTRDYLVRVEAACRQGYPFVDVPDSAVCPESYDIARLAAGGVLDAVRRVARGELQRAFCAVRPPGHHAERDRSMGFCLFNNVALAAAVLKQEFSITRILVFDFDVHHANGTQHAFEADPCVLVISMHGHPRTLYPGTGYAEEVGVGPGRGYTINIPLEPGANDADVRTAFEDEVLPAVERFAPQVVLVSAGFDGHEDDPLGNLSFSDEIFPWMTKEMLGVAERHARGRLVSVLEGGYHAGVLARCVPQHVRLLAEGG comes from the coding sequence ATGGCAGACTTCGCGATCCTTTTAGACGAGCGATTCGTCCGGCATCACACCGGCGATGGTCATCCGGAGTCTCCCGAGCGCCTGCGCATCATCACCGACGCGCTGCAGGCGGCCGGACTGCTGGACCAATGCCCTGTCTTGCCGGGTGTGTATGTGGGAGAGGACATACTGCAGGCGGTGCATACCCGCGATTACCTCGTGCGGGTGGAGGCCGCTTGCCGCCAGGGATACCCCTTCGTGGATGTTCCGGATTCGGCGGTCTGCCCCGAAAGCTATGACATCGCGCGACTGGCTGCTGGGGGGGTACTCGACGCGGTGCGCCGTGTGGCGCGCGGTGAGTTACAGCGGGCCTTCTGTGCGGTGCGTCCGCCTGGGCATCATGCTGAGCGGGACCGTTCCATGGGTTTCTGCCTGTTCAACAACGTGGCGTTAGCCGCCGCGGTTCTGAAGCAGGAGTTTTCGATCACACGCATCCTCGTGTTCGATTTCGATGTCCACCACGCGAACGGAACGCAGCATGCTTTCGAGGCGGACCCGTGTGTGCTGGTCATCAGCATGCACGGCCATCCGCGCACGCTGTACCCCGGAACGGGATATGCGGAGGAGGTGGGCGTGGGTCCGGGGCGCGGATACACGATCAACATCCCGCTCGAACCGGGCGCGAACGATGCCGATGTGCGCACGGCCTTCGAAGACGAGGTATTGCCGGCGGTGGAGCGCTTCGCGCCGCAGGTCGTGCTGGTGTCCGCCGGATTCGACGGCCATGAGGACGACCCGCTCGGGAACCTCTCGTTCTCCGATGAAATCTTCCCATGGATGACGAAGGAGATGCTGGGAGTTGCGGAGCGCCATGCCCGCGGCCGACTGGTGAGCGTACTCGAGGGGGGCTACCACGCCGGTGTCTTGGCGCGCTGCGTTCCACAACATGTACGCCTGCTGGCCGAAGGCGGCTGA
- a CDS encoding radical SAM protein produces the protein MNPDARCTFNCVYCSVAAERPRPPARVDLKRLDVELRSLLDLNAQLFEEPEFRATPGEFRVLRDIAFSGSGEPTVSEVFGPAVDLVAGIREQRRLNDIKLVLITNTCGLHRPEVTKALTVLDAHGGEIWAKLDAGTDEHYQRINRSCFPLSQVLRNIRDTARVRPIVLQSLFLRYGGVGPAPHEVTAYRTRVEELLAAGARFKLIQVYTVARPTPDADATPLEAPALEEIADLLRPLGVPIAVYP, from the coding sequence TTGAATCCTGACGCCCGCTGTACCTTCAACTGCGTCTACTGCTCGGTAGCGGCCGAGCGCCCGCGCCCGCCCGCGCGGGTGGACCTGAAGCGGCTGGACGTGGAGTTGCGGAGCTTGCTGGACCTCAACGCGCAGCTCTTTGAAGAGCCCGAATTTCGCGCCACACCCGGCGAGTTCCGGGTACTGCGCGACATCGCCTTTTCCGGAAGCGGCGAACCGACCGTGTCCGAGGTCTTCGGCCCCGCCGTGGACCTGGTGGCGGGGATCCGTGAACAGCGCCGCCTGAACGATATCAAACTGGTCTTGATCACAAATACCTGTGGTTTGCACCGGCCGGAGGTTACGAAAGCCCTCACCGTACTCGACGCCCACGGAGGCGAGATCTGGGCGAAGCTCGACGCGGGCACCGACGAGCACTACCAGCGCATCAACCGTTCATGCTTTCCCCTGTCGCAGGTGCTGCGAAACATCCGGGACACCGCCCGAGTTCGCCCGATCGTGCTACAGTCACTCTTCTTGCGTTACGGGGGGGTGGGGCCGGCCCCCCACGAGGTCACGGCTTACCGTACCCGGGTCGAGGAACTGCTCGCCGCCGGGGCCCGGTTCAAGCTCATCCAGGTGTACACCGTCGCTCGACCGACCCCCGATGCCGATGCTACCCCACTGGAAGCGCCGGCCCTCGAAGAAATTGCGGACTTGCTGCGACCGCTGGGCGTTCCCATCGCGGTCTACCCCTGA